DNA from bacterium:
TTAGCCGCCGCAACAGGGCAACCACAAGCCATTGATTCTAAAGCCGGTAATCCAAATCCCTCAAAAAAAGATGGATAGACAAAAAGTGAAGCACCACAGTAGAGTAAAGGGAGTTCATCCTGAGGGACATATCCGGTTAAGATAACATCTTTCTGTTTCAAATCTTTAAATGGCTGGCGGACTGTCCCGACCAATACCAGTTGATGTTCTATCTGATACTGCGTCTTTAAGATATTGAATGCCTCAAGAAGCCTGGCGATATTTTTGTTAGAACGCATTATGGCTACACTCAAAAGGTATTTCTTCAACCCATATTTTTGTTTTACTCGCTCAATTTCATCTTTATTATAATAAGGATGGAAACACTCTTCAACGGCTTCATAAATAACAGACACCTTTTCCTCTTCTGTTTTGAATGCCTCTAAAATATCCCTTTTGGCTGATTCTGAAACAGTAATTATTTTATTTGCCTTTCTTACTGAAAACCCCATCAATATGTGCCAGATAAACAATTCTATTTTGGGCACATTTTCTGGATAATAAGTATAGTATGTATCATGTATGGTCATTACTATTGGTGGTGAGCAAAAAACAGAAAATGTATGTCCAGGAGAGAAAAAGAGGTCAAGATTATACTGTTTAATCTGAAATGGCAAAATGAGTTGTTCCCAAAAAACTCGTAATAATTTCAAAGAACCTTTAATTGGACATAGAACTTCTTGAATCCTATCTTTATCAAACATAAATAACCCTCTGTTTTCCTGGCTAACAAACAAAATATATTCATTCTGTTTATCAATCTCTAAAAGATTTTTGAGCAGATTACGAAAATAGGTTACAATCCCTTCATTTATACCTGGTAGAACAAATAAAGTATCAATTCCAATCCGCAAATTACTCCTCCTTTAAAAACTATCTTTCTAACTATTCAGCCACAGATGGATACAGATGAAACACTGAAAATTCGTGACCTGAAAATAGTTTTTTCACGCAAAGGACGCAAAGGTAAATTTTTTCCTTATTTCCCTTTGCGTTCTTTGCGTGCTTGGCGTGAAACTTCCTTTCCCCTGAAAATAATCCGCAGATTACGCAGATTTCACAGACTTATTCCCCCTTAATAAAGGGGGGTAAGGGGGTTGTATTCCCCTCTTGAAAGAGGTTAGGGGTGTGTTCTCTCTATTTTATTTTCATTCTCCTTTGTGAGCTGCAGGCTCATGTCCGTTTCTCCTTCTGACTTTTATCTTCTATCCTTCTTGATTCTCTGCCAGTGGAGGAAATTTCCACCCCCTACCCCCGCCAGCGGGGGACAATCCACCTCTGTCCTCTGTCCTCTGCCCTCTGCCCTCTGTATTTATCCGTGCTTATCCATGTTAATCAGTGGCTGAATAGTTATCAATTATTTTTATCTCCTCTTCCCCTAAATTATACAACTTATAAATCAAACTGTCAATTTGGTCATCTATCCTTTCTATTTCCATGTCAATTTTAGTTAGATGGGGATTGGGCACTTTTGCCCTGAATTCATTCATCATCAGATTAATCCTATCAAGGTTATATTCTACTGAATGAAGTTTGGCAGAGGTTTTATAGACTAAAGTGATAAGGTTAGTTAAGATAATATCAACCACTATGCCATCTCCCCACTTCTTCTTTTTCCTTTTTTCCTTTAAGAATTTATTGATGGTATAGAAAATAAATAATCTCAAATTTTCGTCTTTAATGATTAATTCTAAAACAGGGGTATGGATTTGCGGTTCACTATCAACCTTAA
Protein-coding regions in this window:
- a CDS encoding glycosyltransferase family 1 protein — protein: MRIGIDTLFVLPGINEGIVTYFRNLLKNLLEIDKQNEYILFVSQENRGLFMFDKDRIQEVLCPIKGSLKLLRVFWEQLILPFQIKQYNLDLFFSPGHTFSVFCSPPIVMTIHDTYYTYYPENVPKIELFIWHILMGFSVRKANKIITVSESAKRDILEAFKTEEEKVSVIYEAVEECFHPYYNKDEIERVKQKYGLKKYLLSVAIMRSNKNIARLLEAFNILKTQYQIEHQLVLVGTVRQPFKDLKQKDVILTGYVPQDELPLLYCGASLFVYPSFFEGFGLPALESMACGCPVAAANATSLPEVIGEAGVLFNPFATKEMVETVYRILNNEEMRKELVKKGLERVKKFSWQQTAIKTLSIFKEVSEGKKQ